The proteins below are encoded in one region of Anguilla anguilla isolate fAngAng1 chromosome 3, fAngAng1.pri, whole genome shotgun sequence:
- the LOC118224228 gene encoding glycerol-3-phosphate dehydrogenase [NAD(+)], cytoplasmic-like → MPGKKVCIVGSGNWGSAISKIIGQNVKRSNRFDPIVNMWVFEEMINDRKLTEIINMEHENVKYLPGHKLPKNVVAVPEIVEAMAGADIFIFVIPHQFIGRLCDQMKPHIKAGAMGISLIKGIDEGPEGLKLISEIIREKLEIEVCVLMGANIANEVADEKFCETTIGAKNKQHGQIFKELLQTPHFRITVVAESDTVELCGALKNIVAVGAGFCDGLGFGDNTKAAVIRLGLMEMVAFTRIFSQGDVSSATFLESCGVADLITTCYGGRNRKVAEAFVTTSKSIEELEAEMLNGQKLQGPQTSAEVYKILKKKDMINKFPLFASVCEICFHDRPVKDFITCLQNHPEHM, encoded by the exons ATGCCCGGAAAGAAAGTGTGCATCGTCGGATCCGGGAACTG GGGCTCGGCAATTTCTAAAATCATTGGACAGAATGTGAAGAGGTCCAACAGATTTGACCCCATTGTGAATATGTGGGTGTTCGAGGAAATGATCAATGACAGAAAGCTGACGGAAATAATTAACATGGAGCACGAGAATGTGAAATATCTCCCCGGTCACAAGCTTCCAAAAAATGTG GTTGCGGTGCCGGAAATCGTGGAAGCCATGGCAGGGGCAGACATTTTCATCTTTGTCATCCCCCACCAGTTCATTGGAAGGTTGTGCGATCAAATGAAGCCTCATATCAAGGCAGGAGCTATGGGGATTTCCCTCATTAAA GGTATCGATGAAGGCCCCGAGGGTCTGAAGCTCATTTCGGAAATCATCCGAGAGAAGCTGGAGATTGAGGTTTGCGTGCTGATGGGCGCCAACATCGCCAACGAGGTGGCCGATGAGAAGTTCTGTGAAACGACCATTG GGGCCAAGAACAAGCAGCATGGCCAGATCTTCAAGGAACTGCTGCAAACTCCACATTTCAGAATTACTGTAGTGGCAGAGAGTGACACCGTTGAACTTTGTGGGGCTCTAAAG AACATTGTGGCGGTGGGTGCGGGGTTCTGCGACGGCCTGGGCTTCGGGGACAACACCAAGGCGGCGGTGATCCGCCTGGGGCTGATGGAGATGGTGGCGTTCACCCGGATCTTCAGCCAGGGGGACGTGAGCTCGGCCACCTTCCTGGAGAGCTGCGGCGTGGCGGACCTCATCACCACCTGCTACGGGGGCCGCAACCGGAAGGTGGCTGAGGCCTTCGTCACGACCTCCAAG TCCATCGAGGAGCTGGAAGCTGAGATGCTGAATGGGCAGAAGCTGCAAGGCCCACAGACCTCAGCTGAGGTCTACAAGATACTCAAGAAGAAGGACATGATCAACAA ATTTCCGTTGTTTGCCTCCGTGTGCGAGATCTGCTTTCATGACCGACCCGTCAAGGACTTCATCACCTGTCTGCAGAACCATCCGGAACACATGTGA
- the LOC118223083 gene encoding zona pellucida sperm-binding protein 4-like, with product MARVVQLGLWLGVLGFVLAQDQSKHFGSKGSDETFHRCQVASFARVLCGDPAISSMDCEALNCCFDQQCYFANEVTVHCLRDGQFMVVVSRAATLPLLDLPSVNLLEGPSGGYCGPVSASPAFAVFQFPVSDCGTTVRVEGDYVIYENKMSSTYEVGVGPLGSITRDSIYELSFQCRYFGSAVVSLVAEVNTVPPPLPVAAPGPLRVELRLASGQCDSKGAHGCADAVYSNYYGDADYPVTKVLREPVYVEVRILERTDPNLVLLLEHCWATSTASPLSLPQWSLLVDGCPYRDDRYQTSLVPVDASSGLLFPSHYKRFIVQMFTFVDPESFVPLKETVFIHCSTAVCHPSATDRCEQRCNSGKQRRSIAPVVKRSPEEKAIVSSKPVVLTSTELTATDQRLHSEVPSSLSYGLLGVAACVLLVSTLALGAACVKRSRVEPKV from the exons ATGGCAAGGGTTGTGCAGCTTGGACTATGGCTTGGTGTTCTGGGCTTTGTTTTGGCACAAgatcaaagtaaacattttgGATCAAAAGGGTCAGATGAAACTTTTCATAGATGCCAAGTTGCTTCCTTTGCAAGAGTGTTATGTGGAGACCCTGCTATTAGTAGTATGGACTGCGAAGCCCTCAATTGCTGCTTTGATCAACAGTGCTATTTTGCAAATGAAG TTACTGTCCACTGTCTCCGGGATGGCCAGTTCATGGTTGTAGTGTCCAGAGCCGCCACCTTGCCTCTGCTTGACCTTCCTTCTGTGAACttgctggagggccccagtgGCGGTTACTGTGGTCCTGTTAGTGCCTCTCCTGCTTTTGCGGTCTTCCAATTTCCAGTCAGTGACTGTGGAACCACAGTGAGG GTGGAAGGGGATTACGTGATCTATGAGAACAAGATGTCCTCCACATATGAAGTGGGCGTTGGCCCTTTAGGTTCCATCACAAGGGACAGTATTTATGA GCTGTCCTTCCAGTGCAGGTATTTTGGCAGTGCTGTGGTTTCTCTGGTGGCTGAGGTGAATACGGTGCCTCCTCCCCTTCCAGTAGCTGCTCCAGGGCCCCTTCGTGTTGAGCTCAGACTGGCTAGCGGTCAATGTGACTCCAAAGGAGCACATGGATGTGCTGATG CTGTGTACAGCAACTACTACGGAGATGCGGACTACCCTGTGACCAAGGTGCTACGGGAACCTGTGTATGTGGAAGTGCGGATCTTGGAGAGGACCGACCCAAACCTTGTCCTGCTTCTGGAACACTGCTGGGCTACATCCACCGCCAGCCCCCTCAGCCTACCCCAGTGGAGCCTTTTGGTTGATGG GTGTCCCTACCGAGACGATCGTTACCAGACATCCTTAGTTCCTGTAGATGCCTCTTCTGGACTTCTCTTCCCCAGCCACTACAAGCGGTTTATTGTGCAGATGTTTACCTTCGTGGATCCTGAATCCTTCGTTCCACTGAAGGAAACG GTGTTCATCCACTGTAGCACGGCAGTTTGCCACCCCTCTGCTACCGATCGCTGTGAACAGCGGTGCAACAGTGGAAAGCAAA GAAGGTCAATTGCTCCTGTAGTCAAGCGGTCCCCTGAGGAAAAGGCTATCGTTTCCAGTAAGCCTGTAGTCCTGACCAGTACAGAGCTTACAGCCACAGACCAGAGGCTTCACAGTGAAG TGCCCTCGTCTCTCAGCTATGGTCTCCTGGGAGTGGCTGCATGTGTTCTGCTAGTCTCAACCCTGGCACTGGGTGCTGCATGTGTTAAACGATCTCGAGTGGAACCGAAGGTGTGA
- the lmln gene encoding leishmanolysin-like peptidase isoform X2 has translation MMATRLSCWWKLFGSLCRICTFSLLVLFVHSHTCRHKVPSQSEVVHKVYLKSERISKRSIDQQLKIKITYDSSLEELDSEKRRLVKEKLFPQAIDYLQKTFRVRRQTGPVLLSRQCATNQYLRKKDDPHRYCQGACADVTKCGPVIVPEEHLQQCKVCSELGRSCGPAGPPSGEGVEGADFVLYVSGVTTDRCGQENIVAYAAYCQLESELDRPIAGYANLCPSMISTQPQEFVGMLSTVKHEIIHALGFSAGLFAFYHDDNGKPLTQRYASGLPPFNESLGLYQWSDKVVRKASRLWDIRGNRMLRHEVHLLVTPRVVEEARRHFDCPILEGMELENQGGLGTEFNHWEKRLLENEAMTGSHTQNRVFSRITLAIMEDTGWYRANYSLSERLDWGRGMGCDFVMKSCKYWMDQQRQKRVLSPYCDTVRTTPLQLTCRQDQLAVAVCNLQKYPQELPLEFQYFDHVAGVAQRDLAFYGGAVEIADYCPFSQEFSWHLSGAYHRSSNCRVLENQPDLWRNYGAEEYGPDSVCVYQRSPFVMEQCATRMTYPDWGSGCYKVSCSATGLTVWVRDTPFWCAHAGQLLNVNVRMGEWVYSGTLVCPACSDFCGTCPLPHQLPPLNASRRTPIDPCSSSSSLVVTLWLLLVNLLPLLAGFALCAWN, from the exons ATGATGGCGACGAGACTGAGCTGTTGGTGGAAGCTGTTTGGATCACTCTGCCGGATTTGTACTTTTTCCCTTCTAGTCCTGTTTGTACATAGTCACACTTGTAGACACAAAGTACCCTCTCAATCGGAG GTCGTCCACAAAGTTTACTTGAAGTCAGAGAGAATATCTAAAAGAAGTATTGACCAgcaactcaaaataaaaatcacttatGATTCAAGTTTGGAAGA GTTGGATTCAGAGAAAAGAAGACTTGTGAAG GAGAAACTGTTTCCACAAGCGATTGACTATCTTCAGAAGACATTTAGAGTTCGAAGGCAAACTGGCCCTGTGCTTCTTAGCAG GCAATGTGCCACCAACCAGTATTTGCGGAAGAAAGATGATCCACACCGCTACTGCCAGGGAGCTTGTGCTGATGTCACCAAATGTGGACCCGTCATCGTCCCTGAAGAACATTTACAG CAATGCAAGGTGTGCAGCGAGTTGGGGCGGTCGTGCGGTCCGGCAGGGCCCCcgagcggggagggggtggagggggcggacTTTGTGCTGTACGTGAGCGGGGTGACCACGGACCGCTGCGGCCAGGAGAACATTGTGGCCTACGCCGCCTACTGCCAGCTGGAGTCCGAGCTGGACCG ACCCATCGCTGGATATGCAAACCTTTGCCCAAGTATGATCTCAACCCAGCCTCAGGAGTTTGTGGGCATGCTGTCCACTGTCAAACACGAGATCATTCACGCCCTG GGGTTTTCCGCAGggctttttgcattttatcatGATGACAACGGGAAGCCTTTGACTCAGCGATATGCTAGTGGATTACCGCCTTTCAACGAGAG TTTGGGCCTGTACCAGTGGAGTGATAAAGTGGTACGGAAAGCATCCAGGCTGTGGGACATCCGTGGAAACAGGATGCTCCGGCATGAAGTTCACCTTCTAGTGACTCCCCGAGTGGTG GAGGAGGCCCGCCGGCACTTCGATTGCCCCATCCTGGAGGGCATGGAGCTGGAGAACCAGGGAGGCCTTGGCACCGAGTTCAACCACTGGGAGAAGAGACTGCTGGAG AATGAAGCCATGACAGgatctcacacacagaacagagtgTTTTCCAGGATTACACTGGCTATAATGGAAGACACTGG gtgGTACAGAGCCAACTACAGTCTGTCGGAGAGGCTGGACTGGGGTCGGGGCATGGGATGCGACTTTGTGATGAAAAGCTGCAAGTACTGGATGGACCAGCAGCGTCAGAA GCGGGTGCTCAGCCCGTACTGTGACACAGTGAGGACCACGCCCCTCCAGCTCACCTGCAGGCAGGACCAGCTGGCCGTGGCCGTTTGCAACCTGCAGAAGTACCCCCAGGAGCTGCCCCTGGAGTTCCAG TACTTTGACCACGTCGCGGGCGTCGCCCAGAGGGACCTGGCCTTCTACGGCGGCGCGGTGGAGATCGCCGACTACTGCCCCTTCAGCCAGGAGTTCAGCTGGCATCTGAGCGGGGCCTACCACCGCAGCTCCAACTGCAGAGTGCTGGAGAACCAGCCCG ATCTGTGGAGGAACTATGGGGCGGAGGAGTACGGCCCGGATTCTGTGTGCGTCTATCAGAGGTCGCCCTTCGTCATGGAGCAGTGCGCCACGCGCATGACCTATCCCGACTGGGGCAGCGGCTGCTACAAG GTCTCCTGCTCCGCCACGGGTCTGACGGTGTGGGTGCGGGACACGCCCTTCTGGTGCGCCCACGCAGGCCAGCTCCTGAACGTCAACGTGCGCATGGGCGAATGGGTGTACAGCGGGACGCTGGTCTGCCCGGCCTGTTCCGACTTCTGCGGCACCTGCCCGCTCCCGCACCAGCTCCCGCCCCTCAACGCCTCCAGGAGAACCCCCATCG ACCCTTGTTCGAGCTCTTCCAGCTTGGTGGTGACGttgtggctgctgctggtcaacctcctccctctgctggcTGGGTTTGCCCTGTGTGCGTGGAACTGA
- the lmln gene encoding leishmanolysin-like peptidase isoform X1 produces the protein MMATRLSCWWKLFGSLCRICTFSLLVLFVHSHTCRHKVPSQSEVVHKVYLKSERISKRSIDQQLKIKITYDSSLEELDSEKRRLVKEKLFPQAIDYLQKTFRVRRQTGPVLLSRQCATNQYLRKKDDPHRYCQGACADVTKCGPVIVPEEHLQQCKVCSELGRSCGPAGPPSGEGVEGADFVLYVSGVTTDRCGQENIVAYAAYCQLESELDRPIAGYANLCPSMISTQPQEFVGMLSTVKHEIIHALGFSAGLFAFYHDDNGKPLTQRYASGLPPFNESLGLYQWSDKVVRKASRLWDIRGNRMLRHEVHLLVTPRVVEEARRHFDCPILEGMELENQGGLGTEFNHWEKRLLENEAMTGSHTQNRVFSRITLAIMEDTGWYRANYSLSERLDWGRGMGCDFVMKSCKYWMDQQRQNRRVLSPYCDTVRTTPLQLTCRQDQLAVAVCNLQKYPQELPLEFQYFDHVAGVAQRDLAFYGGAVEIADYCPFSQEFSWHLSGAYHRSSNCRVLENQPDLWRNYGAEEYGPDSVCVYQRSPFVMEQCATRMTYPDWGSGCYKVSCSATGLTVWVRDTPFWCAHAGQLLNVNVRMGEWVYSGTLVCPACSDFCGTCPLPHQLPPLNASRRTPIDPCSSSSSLVVTLWLLLVNLLPLLAGFALCAWN, from the exons ATGATGGCGACGAGACTGAGCTGTTGGTGGAAGCTGTTTGGATCACTCTGCCGGATTTGTACTTTTTCCCTTCTAGTCCTGTTTGTACATAGTCACACTTGTAGACACAAAGTACCCTCTCAATCGGAG GTCGTCCACAAAGTTTACTTGAAGTCAGAGAGAATATCTAAAAGAAGTATTGACCAgcaactcaaaataaaaatcacttatGATTCAAGTTTGGAAGA GTTGGATTCAGAGAAAAGAAGACTTGTGAAG GAGAAACTGTTTCCACAAGCGATTGACTATCTTCAGAAGACATTTAGAGTTCGAAGGCAAACTGGCCCTGTGCTTCTTAGCAG GCAATGTGCCACCAACCAGTATTTGCGGAAGAAAGATGATCCACACCGCTACTGCCAGGGAGCTTGTGCTGATGTCACCAAATGTGGACCCGTCATCGTCCCTGAAGAACATTTACAG CAATGCAAGGTGTGCAGCGAGTTGGGGCGGTCGTGCGGTCCGGCAGGGCCCCcgagcggggagggggtggagggggcggacTTTGTGCTGTACGTGAGCGGGGTGACCACGGACCGCTGCGGCCAGGAGAACATTGTGGCCTACGCCGCCTACTGCCAGCTGGAGTCCGAGCTGGACCG ACCCATCGCTGGATATGCAAACCTTTGCCCAAGTATGATCTCAACCCAGCCTCAGGAGTTTGTGGGCATGCTGTCCACTGTCAAACACGAGATCATTCACGCCCTG GGGTTTTCCGCAGggctttttgcattttatcatGATGACAACGGGAAGCCTTTGACTCAGCGATATGCTAGTGGATTACCGCCTTTCAACGAGAG TTTGGGCCTGTACCAGTGGAGTGATAAAGTGGTACGGAAAGCATCCAGGCTGTGGGACATCCGTGGAAACAGGATGCTCCGGCATGAAGTTCACCTTCTAGTGACTCCCCGAGTGGTG GAGGAGGCCCGCCGGCACTTCGATTGCCCCATCCTGGAGGGCATGGAGCTGGAGAACCAGGGAGGCCTTGGCACCGAGTTCAACCACTGGGAGAAGAGACTGCTGGAG AATGAAGCCATGACAGgatctcacacacagaacagagtgTTTTCCAGGATTACACTGGCTATAATGGAAGACACTGG gtgGTACAGAGCCAACTACAGTCTGTCGGAGAGGCTGGACTGGGGTCGGGGCATGGGATGCGACTTTGTGATGAAAAGCTGCAAGTACTGGATGGACCAGCAGCGTCAGAA TAGGCGGGTGCTCAGCCCGTACTGTGACACAGTGAGGACCACGCCCCTCCAGCTCACCTGCAGGCAGGACCAGCTGGCCGTGGCCGTTTGCAACCTGCAGAAGTACCCCCAGGAGCTGCCCCTGGAGTTCCAG TACTTTGACCACGTCGCGGGCGTCGCCCAGAGGGACCTGGCCTTCTACGGCGGCGCGGTGGAGATCGCCGACTACTGCCCCTTCAGCCAGGAGTTCAGCTGGCATCTGAGCGGGGCCTACCACCGCAGCTCCAACTGCAGAGTGCTGGAGAACCAGCCCG ATCTGTGGAGGAACTATGGGGCGGAGGAGTACGGCCCGGATTCTGTGTGCGTCTATCAGAGGTCGCCCTTCGTCATGGAGCAGTGCGCCACGCGCATGACCTATCCCGACTGGGGCAGCGGCTGCTACAAG GTCTCCTGCTCCGCCACGGGTCTGACGGTGTGGGTGCGGGACACGCCCTTCTGGTGCGCCCACGCAGGCCAGCTCCTGAACGTCAACGTGCGCATGGGCGAATGGGTGTACAGCGGGACGCTGGTCTGCCCGGCCTGTTCCGACTTCTGCGGCACCTGCCCGCTCCCGCACCAGCTCCCGCCCCTCAACGCCTCCAGGAGAACCCCCATCG ACCCTTGTTCGAGCTCTTCCAGCTTGGTGGTGACGttgtggctgctgctggtcaacctcctccctctgctggcTGGGTTTGCCCTGTGTGCGTGGAACTGA
- the lmln gene encoding leishmanolysin-like peptidase isoform X3: protein MIVVHKVYLKSERISKRSIDQQLKIKITYDSSLEELDSEKRRLVKEKLFPQAIDYLQKTFRVRRQTGPVLLSRQCATNQYLRKKDDPHRYCQGACADVTKCGPVIVPEEHLQQCKVCSELGRSCGPAGPPSGEGVEGADFVLYVSGVTTDRCGQENIVAYAAYCQLESELDRPIAGYANLCPSMISTQPQEFVGMLSTVKHEIIHALGFSAGLFAFYHDDNGKPLTQRYASGLPPFNESLGLYQWSDKVVRKASRLWDIRGNRMLRHEVHLLVTPRVVEEARRHFDCPILEGMELENQGGLGTEFNHWEKRLLENEAMTGSHTQNRVFSRITLAIMEDTGWYRANYSLSERLDWGRGMGCDFVMKSCKYWMDQQRQNRRVLSPYCDTVRTTPLQLTCRQDQLAVAVCNLQKYPQELPLEFQYFDHVAGVAQRDLAFYGGAVEIADYCPFSQEFSWHLSGAYHRSSNCRVLENQPDLWRNYGAEEYGPDSVCVYQRSPFVMEQCATRMTYPDWGSGCYKVSCSATGLTVWVRDTPFWCAHAGQLLNVNVRMGEWVYSGTLVCPACSDFCGTCPLPHQLPPLNASRRTPIDPCSSSSSLVVTLWLLLVNLLPLLAGFALCAWN, encoded by the exons ATGATT GTCGTCCACAAAGTTTACTTGAAGTCAGAGAGAATATCTAAAAGAAGTATTGACCAgcaactcaaaataaaaatcacttatGATTCAAGTTTGGAAGA GTTGGATTCAGAGAAAAGAAGACTTGTGAAG GAGAAACTGTTTCCACAAGCGATTGACTATCTTCAGAAGACATTTAGAGTTCGAAGGCAAACTGGCCCTGTGCTTCTTAGCAG GCAATGTGCCACCAACCAGTATTTGCGGAAGAAAGATGATCCACACCGCTACTGCCAGGGAGCTTGTGCTGATGTCACCAAATGTGGACCCGTCATCGTCCCTGAAGAACATTTACAG CAATGCAAGGTGTGCAGCGAGTTGGGGCGGTCGTGCGGTCCGGCAGGGCCCCcgagcggggagggggtggagggggcggacTTTGTGCTGTACGTGAGCGGGGTGACCACGGACCGCTGCGGCCAGGAGAACATTGTGGCCTACGCCGCCTACTGCCAGCTGGAGTCCGAGCTGGACCG ACCCATCGCTGGATATGCAAACCTTTGCCCAAGTATGATCTCAACCCAGCCTCAGGAGTTTGTGGGCATGCTGTCCACTGTCAAACACGAGATCATTCACGCCCTG GGGTTTTCCGCAGggctttttgcattttatcatGATGACAACGGGAAGCCTTTGACTCAGCGATATGCTAGTGGATTACCGCCTTTCAACGAGAG TTTGGGCCTGTACCAGTGGAGTGATAAAGTGGTACGGAAAGCATCCAGGCTGTGGGACATCCGTGGAAACAGGATGCTCCGGCATGAAGTTCACCTTCTAGTGACTCCCCGAGTGGTG GAGGAGGCCCGCCGGCACTTCGATTGCCCCATCCTGGAGGGCATGGAGCTGGAGAACCAGGGAGGCCTTGGCACCGAGTTCAACCACTGGGAGAAGAGACTGCTGGAG AATGAAGCCATGACAGgatctcacacacagaacagagtgTTTTCCAGGATTACACTGGCTATAATGGAAGACACTGG gtgGTACAGAGCCAACTACAGTCTGTCGGAGAGGCTGGACTGGGGTCGGGGCATGGGATGCGACTTTGTGATGAAAAGCTGCAAGTACTGGATGGACCAGCAGCGTCAGAA TAGGCGGGTGCTCAGCCCGTACTGTGACACAGTGAGGACCACGCCCCTCCAGCTCACCTGCAGGCAGGACCAGCTGGCCGTGGCCGTTTGCAACCTGCAGAAGTACCCCCAGGAGCTGCCCCTGGAGTTCCAG TACTTTGACCACGTCGCGGGCGTCGCCCAGAGGGACCTGGCCTTCTACGGCGGCGCGGTGGAGATCGCCGACTACTGCCCCTTCAGCCAGGAGTTCAGCTGGCATCTGAGCGGGGCCTACCACCGCAGCTCCAACTGCAGAGTGCTGGAGAACCAGCCCG ATCTGTGGAGGAACTATGGGGCGGAGGAGTACGGCCCGGATTCTGTGTGCGTCTATCAGAGGTCGCCCTTCGTCATGGAGCAGTGCGCCACGCGCATGACCTATCCCGACTGGGGCAGCGGCTGCTACAAG GTCTCCTGCTCCGCCACGGGTCTGACGGTGTGGGTGCGGGACACGCCCTTCTGGTGCGCCCACGCAGGCCAGCTCCTGAACGTCAACGTGCGCATGGGCGAATGGGTGTACAGCGGGACGCTGGTCTGCCCGGCCTGTTCCGACTTCTGCGGCACCTGCCCGCTCCCGCACCAGCTCCCGCCCCTCAACGCCTCCAGGAGAACCCCCATCG ACCCTTGTTCGAGCTCTTCCAGCTTGGTGGTGACGttgtggctgctgctggtcaacctcctccctctgctggcTGGGTTTGCCCTGTGTGCGTGGAACTGA